A portion of the Calothrix sp. 336/3 genome contains these proteins:
- a CDS encoding ATP-binding protein: MINSSVFKEAKRLEVLHNYQILDTLPEQAFDDLAFLAAQVCRVPISLINLVDRDRQWFKAKVGIDIPEMPRDIGFCPICVENGEILIISDTLSHEQYRQSPVVVGEPYVRFYAGIPIMAVTGEILGTLCVVDQKPRQITTEQLASLQAISRLISKQLEIRRNLAEIVKIKQEYQETATSLQQSESTLRSFFNSSPIMMGVVELKNNDILHLSDNPASAKFFGFTPKTMENRLASEMGILPEYLQQWIQYYLQAEATQSPVHFEYNHTTPQGQKYLRATVASIHGEKTSHPRRFAYIVEDITPQKQLEKQFLRAQRMESIGTLASGIAHDLNNVLSPILMSVQLLKAKCENEGDRQILAIAENNAKRGANLVKQVLSFARGIEGEHTYISVKNLIAEMQQIITQTFPKSITLNAEIPVETAQVCGDSTQLHQVLMNLCLNARDAMPNGGILDLSADNIFIDENYAKMHLDAQAGNYVIITVADNGIGIKNELLDRIFEPFFTTKEFGKGTGLGLSTVMGIIKGHGGFITVKSTLGKGTTFQIFLPTEFRKSIPISEELDTYDGYGKFILVIDDEPAIREITAKSLENYNYQVLTACDGIEAVALYAQYKDKINLAIVDMMMPNMDGTSTITTLHRMNPQLPIVAVSGTSQKLSLEANSAYTVFLPKPYTTHELVKILSRLVGNG; the protein is encoded by the coding sequence ATGATAAATTCTTCAGTCTTTAAGGAGGCGAAGAGACTAGAGGTACTCCATAACTATCAGATTCTCGATACTTTGCCCGAACAAGCATTTGATGATTTGGCATTTCTGGCAGCACAGGTATGTCGTGTACCCATATCTTTAATTAATTTAGTTGATCGCGATCGCCAGTGGTTTAAGGCAAAGGTGGGGATAGATATCCCAGAAATGCCCCGTGATATAGGATTTTGTCCTATTTGTGTCGAGAATGGAGAAATACTTATAATTTCTGATACCCTATCCCATGAGCAATATCGTCAATCACCTGTAGTGGTTGGGGAACCCTATGTCAGGTTTTATGCAGGTATCCCAATTATGGCTGTGACGGGAGAAATTCTGGGAACTTTGTGTGTTGTAGATCAAAAACCACGTCAAATCACAACAGAGCAGTTAGCATCTCTGCAAGCGATTAGTCGATTAATTAGTAAACAGTTAGAAATTCGCCGGAATTTAGCAGAAATAGTCAAAATTAAGCAGGAATATCAAGAAACAGCAACATCTCTCCAGCAAAGTGAATCAACCCTGCGGAGCTTTTTTAATAGTTCACCCATCATGATGGGGGTAGTTGAGTTAAAAAATAACGATATTTTACATTTATCTGATAATCCAGCCAGCGCTAAGTTTTTTGGTTTCACTCCCAAAACTATGGAAAATCGTCTGGCGAGTGAGATGGGAATTTTACCGGAATATTTACAACAGTGGATTCAGTATTATCTCCAGGCAGAAGCAACCCAATCCCCGGTACATTTTGAATATAACCATACCACCCCCCAAGGACAAAAGTATTTGCGGGCAACCGTGGCATCAATCCATGGGGAAAAAACCTCACATCCCCGTCGTTTTGCCTATATTGTGGAAGATATTACACCTCAAAAACAGTTAGAAAAGCAATTTTTACGCGCCCAAAGAATGGAAAGTATTGGCACATTAGCCAGTGGGATTGCCCATGATTTAAATAATGTGCTGTCACCGATTTTAATGTCAGTACAACTATTAAAAGCAAAATGTGAAAATGAGGGCGATCGCCAGATACTTGCCATCGCAGAAAATAATGCGAAGCGTGGAGCGAATCTTGTCAAGCAAGTTTTATCCTTTGCCAGGGGAATTGAGGGGGAACACACTTATATATCCGTCAAAAACTTGATTGCAGAAATGCAACAAATTATCACCCAAACATTTCCCAAATCTATCACCCTGAACGCAGAAATTCCCGTTGAGACTGCACAAGTTTGTGGTGACAGCACCCAGTTACATCAAGTATTAATGAATCTGTGTTTGAATGCCCGTGATGCAATGCCAAATGGTGGCATATTAGACCTATCCGCAGATAATATTTTCATTGATGAGAACTATGCAAAAATGCATCTTGATGCCCAAGCTGGAAACTACGTTATAATTACCGTAGCTGATAATGGTATCGGGATTAAAAATGAACTCCTAGATAGAATCTTTGAACCATTTTTTACCACCAAAGAATTTGGCAAAGGTACAGGATTAGGACTATCTACAGTCATGGGAATTATTAAAGGGCATGGAGGATTTATCACCGTTAAAAGTACTCTGGGAAAAGGCACAACATTTCAAATTTTTCTCCCAACAGAATTCCGAAAAAGTATCCCCATCTCCGAAGAATTAGATACCTATGATGGATATGGAAAATTTATTCTGGTGATTGATGATGAACCAGCCATTCGAGAAATTACAGCCAAATCTTTAGAAAATTATAACTACCAAGTTTTAACAGCTTGTGACGGAATTGAAGCCGTGGCTCTTTATGCCCAATATAAAGATAAAATTAATTTAGCCATCGTCGATATGATGATGCCTAACATGGATGGAACAAGCACAATTACGACTCTCCATCGCATGAACCCTCAACTACCGATTGTCGCCGTCAGTGGAACCAGTCAAAAACTTTCCCTAGAAGCAAATTCCGCCTATACTGTTTTTTTACCGAAACCCTACACAACCCATGAATTGGTGAAGATATTAAGTCGCTTAGTAGGTAATGGGTAA
- a CDS encoding response regulator — protein MKGRQTTITILMADDDDDDCMLAREALTESHLPNHLHIVKDGEELMDYLYQRGRYTDANISPRPGLILLDLNMPKKDGREALREIKAHPQLRKIPVIVLTTSKAEEDILRTYDLGANSFIIKPVTFAALVEVIKTIGKYWFEIVELPL, from the coding sequence GTGAAGGGTCGGCAAACAACGATTACTATTTTGATGGCTGATGATGATGACGATGATTGTATGTTGGCTAGGGAGGCTTTAACAGAAAGTCATCTCCCCAATCATCTGCATATCGTCAAAGATGGAGAGGAGTTAATGGACTACTTGTATCAGCGTGGTCGGTATACTGATGCCAACATCTCACCTCGTCCTGGTTTGATATTACTAGATTTAAATATGCCTAAAAAAGATGGTAGAGAAGCACTCAGGGAAATTAAAGCCCATCCCCAACTGCGGAAAATTCCTGTGATAGTTTTAACCACATCCAAGGCAGAGGAAGATATTCTGCGTACCTATGATTTGGGCGCAAACTCTTTTATCATCAAGCCAGTCACCTTTGCTGCCTTAGTTGAAGTGATTAAAACTATTGGCAAATACTGGTTTGAAATCGTTGAACTGCCACTATAA
- a CDS encoding response regulator, whose translation MQNHPIRVLLIDDDEDDYILTRDWMEEFQVINCHLTWVSNYQAARETIANQNYDVYLIDYRLGEGNGLELLREAMSHAVSAPIILLTGQGDKSIDIEAMKAGAADYLEKSQLTAPLLERSMRYALERKQTEQKIRQQAALLNVATDAIFVQDLGNQILFWNNAAEKLYGWSKEEAIGKTTFELWQEKNLSLLPDALQQLMQDGSWKGEISQTTKSGKNITVESRWTLVREFDQKSQAILVVNSDITHKKQLESQFLRAQRLESIGTLASGIAHDLNNVLAPILMTAQLLESQLKDERSQRLLSILINNAKRGANLVKQVLSFTRGVEGDRTLLQLKHLIVEIQQVIKETFPKSIDVGVLMPDDLWTVSADATQLHQVLMNLCVNARDAMPNGGRLSICVENFIIDENYAKMHLDARVGNYIIIKVSDTGMGITAENLDRIFEPFFTTKELGKGTGLGLSTVIGIIKSHGGFVNVNSELNKGSEFKVYLPAQQIPEILGDIDQELPTGNGELILVVDDEDSIRDVTKTSLETYNYQAITACDGIEAIALYAEYRDRISVVLTDMLMPSMDGITTIRTLQKINPGVKIIAVSGLSASDKVNAATDIGVKAFLCKPYTAKQLLQTISNVKNN comes from the coding sequence ATGCAGAACCACCCCATCAGAGTTTTACTCATAGATGATGACGAGGATGACTATATCCTCACCCGTGATTGGATGGAAGAGTTTCAGGTGATTAATTGTCATCTGACATGGGTGAGTAATTATCAAGCAGCACGGGAAACCATTGCCAATCAAAATTATGATGTCTATTTGATAGATTACCGCTTAGGTGAAGGTAATGGCTTGGAATTGCTGCGAGAAGCCATGAGTCATGCGGTTTCTGCTCCAATTATTTTACTCACCGGGCAAGGTGACAAATCGATTGATATTGAAGCTATGAAAGCTGGTGCCGCAGATTATTTAGAAAAAAGTCAATTGACTGCACCTTTGCTAGAACGCTCTATGCGCTATGCTTTGGAACGTAAACAAACAGAGCAAAAAATTCGTCAACAAGCTGCGTTATTGAATGTTGCCACCGATGCAATTTTTGTCCAAGATTTAGGCAATCAAATTCTCTTTTGGAATAATGCCGCCGAAAAACTCTATGGTTGGAGTAAGGAAGAGGCAATAGGCAAAACCACCTTTGAACTTTGGCAAGAAAAAAATCTCTCTTTATTACCTGATGCTTTACAGCAATTAATGCAAGATGGTAGTTGGAAAGGAGAAATTTCCCAAACTACAAAGTCGGGGAAAAATATTACCGTCGAAAGTCGTTGGACTTTGGTACGAGAATTTGACCAAAAATCCCAGGCTATTTTAGTCGTTAATAGTGATATTACCCATAAAAAACAACTGGAATCTCAGTTTTTACGTGCCCAAAGATTAGAAAGCATCGGGACTTTAGCCAGTGGGATTGCCCACGATTTAAATAATGTTCTAGCTCCGATTTTAATGACTGCTCAGTTACTAGAATCACAATTAAAAGATGAGCGGAGTCAGAGGTTGTTATCAATCCTGATTAATAATGCCAAACGGGGAGCCAATTTAGTCAAACAAGTATTATCTTTTACTAGGGGAGTTGAGGGCGATCGCACGCTGTTACAACTCAAACATTTAATCGTCGAAATTCAACAAGTTATCAAAGAAACTTTCCCCAAAAGCATTGACGTTGGGGTACTGATGCCAGATGATCTCTGGACAGTATCTGCTGATGCTACCCAATTACACCAAGTCTTGATGAATTTGTGTGTGAATGCTCGTGATGCTATGCCAAATGGCGGACGTTTGAGCATTTGCGTGGAAAATTTCATCATCGATGAAAACTACGCTAAAATGCATCTGGATGCTCGCGTCGGTAACTACATCATCATTAAAGTTAGCGATACGGGTATGGGTATTACTGCGGAAAATCTCGACCGCATTTTTGAACCTTTTTTTACTACCAAAGAACTTGGTAAAGGGACTGGCTTGGGTTTATCTACTGTCATTGGTATTATTAAAAGTCACGGTGGTTTTGTGAACGTCAACAGCGAACTGAATAAAGGTAGTGAGTTTAAAGTATATTTGCCTGCACAACAAATTCCAGAAATCCTAGGAGATATCGATCAGGAATTACCCACAGGTAACGGCGAATTAATTTTAGTGGTAGATGATGAAGATTCTATCCGTGATGTCACCAAAACATCCTTGGAAACCTATAATTACCAAGCAATTACAGCTTGTGACGGAATTGAGGCGATCGCCCTCTACGCAGAATACCGCGATCGTATCTCTGTTGTACTCACGGATATGCTCATGCCTTCCATGGACGGTATCACAACTATCCGCACTCTGCAAAAAATCAACCCTGGGGTGAAAATTATTGCCGTTAGTGGACTCAGCGCTAGTGATAAAGTTAATGCTGCCACTGATATCGGAGTCAAAGCATTTCTCTGTAAACCCTACACAGCGAAACAACTACTACAAACTATTAGTAATGTCAAGAATAATTAG
- a CDS encoding GDSL-type esterase/lipase family protein, with product MIKIRKTTIFILSLCSFLFIPESLAQNKIKVMPLGDSICEDNQPFLRQQVTQEKLQINWVGSKKNSALADPEHECHGGWSAAQVLGLPGTKMPCWEGKSPGNVSQWVKATKPDVVLMMLGSNDFFADNCRGEQTSNTLKTSLEKIVDEIYKNSPGVHIAIASLSPFNWQGGKESQQSINLYIQQMVKQRQQQGQKISFVDIHNSVPQNGFKADNLHLNDIGNQAIAKTWIQALKKI from the coding sequence ATGATAAAAATCAGAAAAACAACAATATTTATCCTGAGTTTGTGTTCATTCTTGTTTATTCCAGAGTCCCTAGCTCAAAATAAAATCAAAGTGATGCCCCTAGGAGATTCTATTTGTGAAGATAATCAACCATTTTTGCGGCAGCAAGTAACCCAGGAAAAGTTACAAATTAACTGGGTAGGGAGTAAGAAAAATTCAGCATTGGCAGATCCAGAACATGAATGTCACGGTGGTTGGTCAGCCGCTCAGGTGTTAGGATTACCAGGGACGAAAATGCCTTGTTGGGAAGGTAAAAGCCCAGGAAATGTTTCCCAATGGGTGAAAGCAACAAAACCCGATGTGGTGTTAATGATGTTGGGGAGCAATGATTTTTTTGCAGACAATTGTCGGGGTGAACAAACCTCAAATACTTTAAAGACTTCTCTAGAAAAAATAGTCGATGAAATCTATAAAAATTCTCCTGGAGTGCATATAGCGATCGCCTCCCTTTCTCCCTTCAATTGGCAAGGAGGAAAGGAATCACAACAGTCGATAAATCTCTATATCCAGCAAATGGTGAAACAACGGCAACAACAAGGGCAGAAAATTTCCTTTGTGGATATTCATAACTCAGTTCCCCAGAATGGTTTTAAAGCAGATAATCTCCATTTGAATGATATTGGGAATCAGGCGATCGCCAAAACCTGGATACAAGCACTGAAAAAAATTTAG
- the rimM gene encoding ribosome maturation factor RimM (Essential for efficient processing of 16S rRNA) yields the protein MENTQLSGWIEIGKIVAPQGLQGEIRVYPETDFPERFEEPGTRWLLYPGTTEPQAVELISGRYLDGKNLYVIQLAGIESRSQVDELRGCKLLVAESDRPELAEGEYHILDLIDLPVYLQASGELVGKVVDVLSAGNDLLEVEFDAEFLQQQPSKNHKKQTKVLIPFVMAIAPVVDLVAKRIEITPPPGLLEINNS from the coding sequence ATGGAAAATACCCAATTATCTGGATGGATAGAAATTGGTAAAATTGTCGCACCCCAAGGTTTGCAGGGGGAAATACGGGTTTACCCAGAGACAGATTTCCCGGAACGTTTTGAGGAACCTGGAACCCGATGGTTATTATACCCAGGAACAACAGAACCCCAAGCTGTAGAGTTAATTTCGGGACGTTATTTAGATGGGAAAAATTTGTATGTGATTCAGCTAGCAGGAATTGAAAGTCGCTCTCAAGTTGATGAATTACGGGGTTGTAAATTATTAGTTGCAGAGAGCGATCGCCCAGAATTGGCAGAAGGGGAATATCATATTTTAGATTTAATTGATTTACCTGTGTATCTGCAAGCATCTGGGGAGTTAGTCGGGAAAGTGGTAGATGTCCTCAGCGCTGGTAATGATTTACTAGAAGTGGAGTTTGATGCAGAATTTCTCCAGCAACAACCGAGTAAAAATCACAAAAAACAAACCAAAGTTCTCATTCCTTTTGTGATGGCGATCGCTCCTGTTGTAGATTTAGTTGCCAAACGCATTGAAATCACCCCTCCACCCGGTTTATTAGAGATTAATAATAGCTAG
- a CDS encoding dienelactone hydrolase family protein, translated as MQITKRNVELRVDDSLMRVYVAAPTTAGTYPGIIFYSDIYQLGGAMIRLVNYLAGFGYVVAAPEIFHRTEAIAHVIEPDDLGRMRGNDNARRTPVAAYDADAQAVLEFLQADSSVTPGKIATLGFCIGGHLAFRTAFARDIKAAVCCYPTGIPSGKLGQGVADTIHRVGEITGEVLLILGTLDPHIPENDRQILIQALENAQVRHQVCLYAAEHTFMRDDGYRYDAAATTSAWAEIITFLGRIFT; from the coding sequence GTGCAAATTACAAAACGAAATGTGGAATTGAGAGTAGATGACAGTTTGATGCGTGTCTATGTCGCAGCACCAACCACAGCCGGAACCTATCCAGGTATCATTTTTTATAGTGATATTTATCAATTAGGTGGGGCAATGATACGCCTAGTTAACTACTTAGCAGGATTTGGTTATGTTGTTGCAGCCCCGGAAATTTTTCATCGTACCGAGGCGATCGCCCATGTAATTGAACCTGATGACTTGGGGAGAATGCGTGGGAATGATAATGCACGTCGCACTCCCGTTGCCGCTTACGATGCAGATGCTCAAGCTGTTCTAGAATTTCTCCAGGCAGATAGTTCTGTGACACCGGGTAAAATTGCTACCCTCGGCTTTTGTATCGGTGGACACCTCGCCTTCCGCACTGCTTTTGCTAGGGATATCAAGGCGGCTGTCTGTTGTTACCCCACGGGCATTCCCAGTGGTAAACTGGGACAGGGTGTAGCTGATACCATCCATCGAGTCGGGGAAATCACTGGAGAAGTCCTACTGATTCTCGGTACCCTTGACCCCCATATCCCGGAAAATGACCGTCAAATTCTGATACAAGCTCTAGAAAATGCTCAGGTTCGCCATCAGGTGTGTTTGTATGCAGCAGAACATACTTTTATGCGTGATGATGGTTATCGCTACGATGCGGCGGCTACCACCTCTGCCTGGGCAGAAATTATCACTTTTCTAGGGCGTATATTTACGTAG
- a CDS encoding protein kinase, which yields MEQSNLTPTLLNNRYRIIQALGRGGFGETFLAEDTYLPSCRRCVIKRLKPVTAKPEVYQILQTRFAREAVILEALGEGNRQIPQLYAYFVENEYFYLVQELIEGLTLGEKLQKLGLFSEELIKEILINLLPVLIYIHSQGVIHRDIKPSNIILRQQDGKPVLIDFGIAKEIIHPVVDISQDDSQSIIVGTSGFMSPEQAMGKPTYASDIYSLGMTAIYLLTGRHPQDVVIDRQTGTGNELNFRIQDRLLAEVLQKSIQFHHRDRYPTAQAMLAALQPQDRIIFDVADTINPADESIYSQETTIKWDTQPEITPSLIPNFEIPNSTNSRQAYRNRQILINKVKNYWVKGVLETSLHGAALIALGLENRLDALEHPWGILWETPEQARQPLPPQTKIIDIFQKIGAGRSLLILGEPGAGKTTTLLELTHDLITLAENDINQPIPVVFNLSTWVDTKISITDWIIRELNTKYQVSSEISQTWIRNQQLLLLLDGLDEVSAERRDNCVNQINLFSQEYGGTEIVICSRIKDYEALSQRLNLQAAILIQPLAIEQIYQYLQSLGTELETLQIALRSDKNMQELAQSPLMLSIMTLAYQGMKITELPEMNLEERRQHIFDKYIQRMFERRQVKSLYSQSKSIHYLTWLAKNLKYRSQTVFLIERIQPNWLDKFWQKYIYITSLLLIFIAIGITIGIQLIPLDRVLLALGFTAIFFTLVFGFNQINPVETLTWSGKRARQHLIPGIFCGTVLGVMLKLTAATLYGFWSWQTLITYLMNLPIHGWFRGIAFGFSLGIIYVLIRGLTSPSIQTLAIPNQGIWQSGKNALIFGCIGFLILGLAAALLKWRIFAWGIFGFAFGVASGGGEACLKHLTLRLILYTNGYIPWNYARFLDYATERIFLQKVGGGYIFVHRLLLEHFAQMETQPWHN from the coding sequence GTGGAGCAAAGCAACTTGACACCAACGCTGTTGAACAACCGTTATCGTATCATCCAAGCGTTGGGAAGGGGCGGATTTGGTGAAACCTTTCTTGCGGAGGATACCTATCTCCCTTCCTGTCGTCGTTGTGTGATTAAACGACTCAAACCAGTCACAGCGAAACCGGAAGTTTACCAAATTTTACAAACCAGATTTGCTAGGGAAGCGGTAATTTTAGAAGCCCTAGGTGAGGGGAACAGGCAGATACCGCAATTATATGCCTATTTTGTGGAGAATGAATATTTTTATTTGGTGCAAGAATTAATTGAGGGTTTGACATTAGGAGAAAAATTACAAAAATTAGGTTTATTCAGTGAAGAATTAATTAAGGAAATATTAATCAATCTTTTACCTGTTTTAATTTATATCCATAGTCAGGGAGTGATTCATCGAGACATCAAACCTAGCAATATTATTCTGCGACAACAGGATGGGAAACCTGTGTTAATTGATTTTGGAATTGCCAAGGAAATTATCCATCCAGTCGTAGATATTTCCCAGGATGATAGTCAATCAATTATTGTGGGAACTTCCGGTTTTATGTCTCCCGAGCAAGCAATGGGTAAACCCACCTATGCTAGTGATATTTATAGTTTGGGGATGACAGCAATTTATCTGTTAACGGGGAGACATCCCCAAGATGTAGTCATAGATAGACAAACAGGAACCGGGAATGAGTTGAACTTCAGAATTCAGGATAGGTTACTGGCAGAGGTTTTGCAAAAGTCTATCCAATTTCATCACCGCGATCGCTATCCTACAGCCCAAGCAATGTTAGCAGCTTTACAACCCCAGGATAGAATCATTTTTGATGTTGCTGATACCATCAATCCTGCGGATGAGAGCATTTATTCCCAGGAAACAACCATTAAATGGGATACCCAACCGGAGATAACTCCATCCCTTATCCCAAATTTTGAGATTCCCAATAGTACCAACAGTCGGCAAGCATACCGGAATCGGCAAATATTAATTAACAAAGTTAAAAATTATTGGGTGAAGGGTGTTTTAGAAACTTCTTTACATGGAGCAGCTTTAATTGCTTTGGGTTTAGAAAATCGACTTGATGCATTAGAACATCCCTGGGGAATATTATGGGAAACACCGGAACAAGCAAGACAACCCTTGCCACCCCAAACCAAAATTATTGATATTTTTCAGAAAATTGGTGCAGGGCGATCGCTATTAATTTTAGGGGAACCAGGTGCAGGTAAAACCACAACTCTTCTAGAACTTACCCACGATTTAATTACCCTAGCAGAAAATGATATTAATCAGCCGATTCCTGTTGTTTTTAACCTCTCTACCTGGGTAGATACAAAAATATCTATTACTGACTGGATTATCCGAGAACTTAATACTAAATACCAAGTTTCCTCAGAAATTAGTCAAACCTGGATACGCAACCAACAATTACTTTTACTCCTTGATGGATTAGATGAGGTGAGCGCTGAAAGACGGGATAATTGCGTGAATCAGATTAATTTATTTAGTCAAGAATATGGCGGTACGGAAATTGTCATTTGTAGTCGTATCAAAGACTATGAAGCCCTATCGCAACGCTTAAATTTACAGGCAGCTATTTTAATTCAACCCCTAGCTATAGAGCAAATCTATCAATATTTACAAAGCCTGGGTACAGAACTTGAGACGCTGCAAATTGCCCTCCGTTCCGATAAAAATATGCAAGAATTAGCCCAGTCTCCTCTGATGCTCAGTATCATGACTCTTGCTTATCAAGGTATGAAAATTACTGAGCTACCGGAAATGAATTTAGAAGAGCGCCGACAGCATATTTTTGATAAATATATTCAAAGAATGTTCGAGCGTCGTCAAGTCAAATCCCTTTATTCCCAATCTAAATCTATCCATTATCTTACCTGGCTAGCTAAAAATTTAAAATATCGTTCCCAAACTGTCTTTTTAATCGAAAGAATTCAACCGAATTGGCTAGATAAATTCTGGCAAAAATACATTTATATTACTAGTTTGTTGTTAATTTTTATTGCCATAGGGATTACAATTGGGATACAATTGATACCATTAGATAGAGTGCTTTTAGCCTTAGGTTTCACCGCGATATTTTTTACTTTAGTTTTTGGATTTAATCAAATAAATCCTGTAGAAACCCTCACATGGTCAGGGAAACGTGCGCGCCAACATTTAATTCCAGGAATATTTTGTGGCACAGTTTTAGGAGTAATGTTAAAACTTACCGCCGCCACCTTATACGGGTTTTGGAGTTGGCAAACTTTGATAACTTACCTGATGAATTTGCCAATTCACGGGTGGTTCCGTGGTATCGCATTTGGTTTCAGCCTAGGAATAATTTATGTTTTAATTCGGGGATTAACTAGCCCCAGTATTCAAACCCTAGCGATTCCCAATCAAGGTATTTGGCAATCTGGAAAAAATGCTCTGATTTTTGGTTGTATTGGCTTTCTAATTCTGGGATTGGCAGCAGCACTTTTAAAATGGCGTATCTTTGCCTGGGGTATTTTTGGATTTGCCTTCGGTGTCGCATCAGGGGGGGGTGAAGCTTGTCTGAAGCATCTGACTTTAAGGTTAATTCTCTATACAAATGGTTACATTCCCTGGAATTACGCCCGTTTTTTAGATTATGCCACTGAGCGCATATTTTTACAGAAAGTTGGTGGTGGATATATCTTCGTGCATCGTTTACTCCTAGAACATTTTGCCCAGATGGAGACGCAACCCTGGCATAATTAA
- a CDS encoding MlaE family lipid ABC transporter permease subunit has product MTGSRSELQPRHKIGRSWILRFCAAVLLVGQVWLHLLQGKVYHRQIMEQMVIAGPGSILPAFLVNFFAGMIFTIQTARELVKFGAENTVGGAFALAFCRELAPILTASIIAGQVGSAFAAELAEMQVTEQIDALYMLKTDPIDYLVLPRVIACCVMVPVITILALVIGVIGGVFVGFYFYQVTPEVFLESVRDFLGISDILTVLLKGLIFGMMVAVIGCSWGLSTVGGAKQVGESATAAVVTTWVAIFMVDFFLSLLIFEKPAI; this is encoded by the coding sequence ATGACTGGGAGTAGGAGTGAGTTGCAACCAAGACATAAAATTGGGCGATCGTGGATTTTACGGTTTTGTGCTGCTGTACTATTAGTGGGGCAAGTATGGTTGCATTTACTACAAGGTAAAGTATACCATCGCCAAATTATGGAACAGATGGTGATTGCTGGACCTGGTTCTATCTTGCCAGCATTTTTGGTCAATTTTTTTGCTGGGATGATTTTTACCATTCAAACCGCCAGAGAGTTAGTGAAATTTGGTGCTGAGAATACCGTGGGAGGAGCTTTTGCTTTAGCTTTTTGTCGAGAATTAGCTCCGATTCTCACAGCAAGTATTATTGCGGGGCAAGTAGGTTCTGCTTTTGCTGCGGAATTGGCAGAAATGCAAGTCACCGAACAAATAGATGCTCTGTATATGTTGAAAACCGATCCCATTGACTATCTGGTGTTACCCAGGGTAATTGCCTGTTGTGTCATGGTTCCCGTGATTACAATTTTGGCATTAGTTATTGGTGTGATTGGTGGGGTATTTGTGGGTTTTTACTTTTACCAAGTGACTCCGGAAGTTTTCTTAGAATCCGTGAGAGATTTTCTTGGGATATCTGATATTTTGACGGTTTTACTTAAGGGTTTGATTTTTGGCATGATGGTAGCTGTCATTGGTTGCAGCTGGGGTTTAAGTACAGTGGGTGGTGCGAAACAGGTGGGAGAATCTGCCACTGCTGCGGTTGTGACGACTTGGGTTGCAATTTTTATGGTTGATTTTTTCCTTTCTCTACTGATTTTTGAAAAACCAGCAATTTGA
- a CDS encoding dihydrofolate reductase family protein codes for MRKIVYHVATTVDNYIAHTDGSIDGFLQSGAMVDEYLASLSRYDTVFMGRKTYEFGYKYGLQPGQPAYGNMKHYIFSQTLNFPNNEQVEIVKEKELEVINILKQQEGKDIYLCGGGIFAGFLLDNCLIDEMILKVNPIIFGCGIKLFGDSQKSVSLCLVDSKPYEDGGILLTYKFNYS; via the coding sequence ATGAGAAAGATTGTCTATCATGTGGCGACAACTGTTGATAACTATATTGCCCATACCGATGGTTCTATTGATGGTTTTTTACAGTCAGGGGCAATGGTGGATGAGTATCTTGCTAGCCTGTCAAGATACGACACTGTATTCATGGGTAGGAAAACCTATGAGTTTGGCTATAAATACGGACTACAACCAGGGCAACCCGCCTATGGCAATATGAAACACTATATCTTTTCTCAGACATTAAATTTCCCAAATAATGAGCAAGTAGAGATAGTTAAGGAAAAGGAATTAGAAGTCATTAATATTTTGAAGCAGCAGGAAGGCAAGGACATTTATTTGTGTGGGGGTGGAATATTTGCAGGCTTTTTACTAGATAATTGCTTAATTGACGAAATGATTCTGAAAGTCAACCCTATAATTTTTGGTTGCGGAATTAAACTTTTTGGTGATAGTCAAAAAAGCGTTAGTCTCTGTTTAGTTGATTCCAAACCCTATGAAGATGGAGGAATTTTACTAACCTATAAATTTAATTATTCCTAA